One Burkholderia sp. PAMC 26561 genomic window carries:
- the urtD gene encoding urea ABC transporter ATP-binding protein UrtD translates to MTGLGHVLDPGAIDVSHGTILYLEDVTVSFDGFRALNKLTLSIDVGELRCVIGPNGAGKTTMMDVVTGKTRPDSGKVFLGQTFDLSRMSEPVIARTGIGRKFQKPTVFENHPVWENLELAMKTDKGWLASLRSKLDREAQARIEETLELIHLEADATRFAGELSHGQKQRLEIGMLLMQQPALLLLDEPAAGMTDHETMQLAELLNKLRGTCSMMVVEHDMEFVAALSGETGRVTVMAEGSVLAHGTLDEVKRNEKVIESYLGR, encoded by the coding sequence ATCACGGGCCTGGGCCATGTGCTGGATCCGGGCGCGATCGATGTATCGCACGGCACGATTCTTTATCTCGAAGACGTGACCGTGAGCTTCGATGGTTTTCGCGCGCTGAACAAGCTGACGTTGTCTATCGACGTCGGCGAACTGCGCTGCGTGATCGGCCCGAACGGCGCGGGCAAGACCACGATGATGGACGTCGTCACCGGAAAAACTCGTCCGGATTCGGGCAAGGTGTTCCTCGGGCAGACGTTCGATCTGTCGCGCATGTCGGAGCCGGTGATTGCGCGCACGGGTATTGGGCGCAAGTTCCAGAAGCCCACCGTGTTCGAGAATCATCCGGTCTGGGAAAACCTCGAACTCGCGATGAAAACCGACAAGGGATGGCTTGCGTCACTCAGGTCGAAGCTGGATCGCGAGGCGCAGGCGCGCATTGAAGAAACGCTGGAATTGATCCATCTCGAAGCCGACGCCACGCGTTTCGCCGGCGAGTTGTCGCACGGCCAGAAGCAGCGTCTGGAAATCGGCATGCTGCTGATGCAGCAACCCGCCCTGCTTCTGCTCGATGAACCCGCCGCCGGCATGACGGATCACGAGACCATGCAGCTCGCCGAGTTGCTCAACAAGCTGCGCGGCACCTGTTCGATGATGGTCGTCGAGCACGACATGGAATTCGTCGCGGCGCTTTCCGGCGAAACAGGCCGCGTGACGGTGATGGCAGAAGGCAGCGTCCTCGCGCATGGCACGCTCGACGAAGTGAAGCGCAACGAGAAAGTGATCGAGTCGTACCTCGGCCGCTAA